The Scyliorhinus canicula chromosome 17, sScyCan1.1, whole genome shotgun sequence DNA window tggtaagccagcgatttagctgagtgagctaaaccagccccttagtgtcatctgcaaacttggacacattgcccttggtccccaactccaaatcatctatgtaaattgtgaacaattgtgggcccaacacggatccctgagggacaccactatctactgatcgccaaccagagaagcacccattaatccccactctttgctttctattaattaaccaatcctctatccatgctactactttacccttaatgccatgcatctttatcttatgcagcagccttttgtgtggcaccttgtcaaaagctttctggatttccagatataccacatccattggctccccgttatccactgcactggtaatgtcctcaaaaaattccactaaattagttaggcacgacctgccctttatgaacccatgctgcgtctgcccaatgggacaatttctatccagatgcctctctatttcttccttgatgatagattccagcatcttccctactaccgaagttaagctcactggcctatatttcctgctctctgcctacctcctttcatcagggccaggagacttgtctacctttagccccattagcttgcccatcactacctccttaatgataacaatcctctcaagttcatcacctgtcataacctcatttctatcagtcactggcatgttatttgtgtcttccattgtgaagaccgacggcaaagatgtgcaggttaggtggattggctattctacatttcccttagtgtccaaaaaggttaagtggtgttgcggggatagggtggaggtgtggacttaagtggagtgctctttccaagggccgatgcagactagatgggaagaatggcctccttcagcactgtaaattcttttttaaaaataatttttattgaaaaattttgaattcatacaacaacaacgaaccataataaaataccaaaaataacaataatattagcaatcataaacattcgccccacctccatgaacaacacagcattttaacaacaacgcaaattaacacaatattagttacataatagaaactacaataaggacacccccccccccccccccccccctccccgggttgctgctgctattgaccaagatacctatctttgagccaggaagtccagaaaaggctgccatcgtttatagaacctttgtattgatcctctcaggcaAATTTCactcctttccaattttataaatcccgccatgtcactggactccccgaacatctggtgcacatgtcctcacccccaaaagaacctactcatcctagtcccggacatgtgggcccggtgtagcaccttaaattggatgagactaagcctcgcacatgaggaggaagagttgactctccaaggcatccacccaagttccgtcctctatctgctccccgagttcctcctcccatttagccttcagttcctccattgacgactcctccacctcctgcattaccttatagatgtcagacaccttcccctctccgacccacccccccgaaagcactctgtcgatcgtcccccgcgagggcagcaaagggaatccctctacctgtcgcctggcaaacgcctttacctgcaggtatctgaacatgttcccctggggaagggccaaatttatcttccagttcccccaggcccgcaaacctcccgccaataaacaggtccctcaatttactgatgcccaccttttgccaccccctaaatccctaAACTTGATTGGGACCCAATCCAACACcttcaacactcactccctccaccacaatcacacaatggcagcagtgtgtgtaccactgacaagattcactgcaggaattcaccgtGACTCTATcaccagcaacttccaaacccacagcctctgccacctagagaaggacaagagctacagacacatgggaaccccatcATCCGCAAATTCCCCTctgagccacacatcatcctgacttggaagcaaATCGTCGTTTTTCACTGTTGCTCGGTGAAAATCCTCGAGCATcattaaggaagtaatatcaggacatttggaaagtcaaaacacaatccatcagagtcagcatgattttattttatttttttaaatgtttttattctccattttcacattgtcCTTCAAAAttgacaccccacccacagacagtaaatggtaacaaatacaaaatcaatcccttaacaataacaacgatcccatcttcccaccacccaaacaacgacccacctgtcaatatatacaTCCAATAAAACAACCCTCCCACAGTGGAAACAAATCACAAAGGAGAAAACGAAAAAGGAGTCTGgaaccgcccatggtcaccatagagtccactccccacccccacactcaatgccgtccaacctctgaaaaagtaccgtacatgatactcAAGAGTTgtaaactcccctcccccactcctccccaattCCTcctgtccactgcctcttgtaaatctccttccccaacctcggttccattCCCCCCAACtgtccaccccggctagaccactcggaccctgttctgccagctcCGATGGCcatagcccctccccccaccgtactcccgttcactggccggcttagaccGGCCAGCGTTGAGGCCcccgtccgggtctctttcccccttgcctgaccctaggaaagcccaaaaatcaCCTTTTAGTGCACAAACCtcacatatccacctacaccccaaagagccctcacttcgagtgaaagtcccatcacttcccttgtccaaatatatacaagattgtctcctttagcccatatactcgcacgcagtgaaacaaacaaacaagaacaaagaaaatacagtcagGAAGTTGtgtcggcacatggccatttctcaatttctcagttctgccacagtccttctgccttcgcaaactcctccactgcctccgccgttccaaaataaaatgcCTTGAGcttgtacgtcaccctcagcttcgctggatatacaatgccgcactgcaccttgttaatgtacagtgccctcttcatccggttgaaagcagcccgcctccttgccagctccaccgtaaagtcctggtatatatgtataccagctccagcccactgcaccacctgcttcttctgcttggcccagcacaggaccttctccttcacactgtacctacagaagcagagtcactacccttggcggctcactcgcttttggtacaggcctccacgaccgatgagcccgatccagttcatattggagggattcctccccttcccccaatagtttcatcagcatcgcagcaaaatactcagtcggtcttggcccttcaactccttcgggcagcccaacaatcctcaaattctgtcgcctggatctgttttgcctcgcagatccttatgaatctccatcaccttccgcatctccttccccatcgacgtaaattgatcaccgtgctgcaataatgtctcctccctttcttcagcgcctccccgttctcccacacctccaccagtgcgctcgccaccgccatcgtcaccggggaaatcgcctcctccaccagcacactcaaaacctccctcatctccttcctcattgtctacatgtatttgtaaactgcctttcgaattccgcagccattacctTTGTTATTTCTttagccgtaagcaatgcggcctcccctgatgctccagcctccattttccttggtgacctttctactccccgacgaatattcagctgttttcacagctgctttcttactggacctcgacatatccccTCCCTGTGCTGTCTCCTGGCCTTCAcggccttcgctgcccctaggaccgggtgtcaatccccgaaaatgccgttcccgaatgggagccctgcaacgcgcggctgcctcctgcccgccgtcaccgggagtcagccgtcaccgcttcCTCAATGGCCTTGGTCAGATCtgttcacagttgttccctctgctgctagaattcagctttcacaaaggccctcaagtcagcttgaggcctttaagctcgcccttcccccgcctgcatgctggaagaggcttttgtctttgctgcagcttcagccaaatctttcactgtttctgctggtctggtaaccaagaaacatataattcctgggggaaagtactcctccaacattcacctacaccttttcatcaaaattctacCCCATATTGATTAAAAAATACctctttctgtaaccttgggcaggagctgccttgtgtgtgaccacttactccatggtgcacaccggaagccctGTCGGcatagttttatgaagggtaattcatgtttgactaatttggtaGAGGTCTCCGAAGATGTAAGAAGCCAAGTGtagaatggggatcctgtagatgtggtaAAAAACTGGATAAAAACTGgaaatgttagtttccctgctgtttgacatttcacatctttgttctctctggggactgccaataGCACTCttttccttggtttctgtggccaccaCCCGGTTTCTCTGGTTCCTGTGGCTattactcatctttcattctcactccacagtataaatatttcccactttctctgtctgattgctttggcaaagagtcattggactcaaaacgttagctcttttcttttttttaaataaatgttttttattgggtttttgaacaaagtatatttacctagaacgcgaggtcacagatataggttgagagtcggtagatttggaactgagatgaggaggaactacttctcgcagaggaagAAGAATAAGGGGAGACCAAATTGAGAAACATAAGGTGATAAAAGggtttggataaagtagacatggagctgatgcttcctctggtgggacattctagaacgcgaggtcacagtctcaggataaggagcagcaaatttcaaacagagatgaggagaaactacttctcccaagggtcgtgaatctgtttAATTCGCTATTCCAGACTGCAGagaatgctgggacagtgagtaaatttaaggaggagttagacagatttttaatcagtaatgtgttgaagggttgtggagaacgggcaggatggtggagttgaggccatgaagagatcagtcatgatcgtgttGAACGGTAGAACatgctcgagaggctaaattgcctactcctgctccgagttcttatgttcttagaaagaattattctgtctaattccaccatccagctcttggtctgtagccctgttggtaacagcacctcatgcacaaatctggtgtttgcgattaataaagggatcagggaaaaggcaggagaatagggatgaggaacagatcagccaggatcgaatggcggagcagactcaatgagctgaatagcCTAATTCTCCTCATATCTCTTATTGTCTAACTCCctgtctaacagcactgtgggtgcacctacaacaCACGTGCTCAAGGCTGCGGCTCGCATCACCTCCCCAAGAtccatttgggatgggcaataaatactggtctagtcagcaatgcccacatcccgtaatgaacaaataaaaaaagagaagactgaagggtgacctgatggaaatcGTTAAGATAATGAAGgggttcaataatccaatagggatTTGATGAGTAACCTCtttacccagtgagtggtgagaatgtggaactcactcccacagcgagtggttgaggtgaacagcataaaTACATTGAAGGGAAAGGTAGAgacatacatgagggagaaaggaatagaaggagatgctgatggggggagatgaagaggggtgggtggagcctcatgtggagcataaatactgacagagaccaattgagccgactggcctggccctgtgctgtagactcaatggaacagggacaaatgtatttatttgagatctaCCTGTCGTGGGGGAAAAATACTATTTACTAATCAggataaaataaatgtccttcatCAGCCTCTGTGGgtcatttcagtggaaatgtgctctcccaggctcaaagagctACAGCCCAGTGGAAGCAAagtcgtgagaccggccagtccagcagaaagaaaccctccgaccctcccacttcaccaagtgtcaGGATTAACATGGTTTGATTTGATTATGATTTATTGTCACTTgctccgaggtacagtgaaaagtcttgtacaatccagacagataaTTCTatatatgaaaaaacataggacatacaatataTACACAATTTAAATACGTAGACATCGGGGAAGCATACCGAGTGTTgtgctactcagtggagaagatgcgtggagagatcagttcagtcaataagagggtcattcaggggtctggtaacagtgggaacgaagctgtttttgaatctgttagtatgtgttttcagacttttgtattgcctgtccgatggaagagagaataacccgggtgggacaggtctttgattatgctgcctgctttaccaaggcagtgggaggtgtagacagagtcaatggatgggaggcagattcatgtgatggactgggttgtgttcatgactctgtaatTTCTAATGGTcgtggaccgagcagttgccataccaggatgtgatgcagtcagataggatgcaaTGGTCCTTCtagaaaaattggtaagagtcaatgtggacatgctgaatttccttcgtttcctgaggaattatAGGCGCTGATGTGCTTTCTTGGCCATAGTGTCGAcattggtggaccaggacagcttGTTGGTGAtatcacacctaggaatttgaagctgtcaaccatctccacctcagcaccattaatgcagacaggggtgtgtacgatatttTCTTTCCTGAAGTAAATGACAAGCTACTTAGTTTTGttgccattgagggagagattgatgtCGTCACACCATGCTACTAAGTTCTTTATCGCCCTCCTGgactctgactcgtcgttgtttgagatccgacccactacagtcatgtcatcagcaaactcatAGATGGAGGTGGAGCCACATTTTgttacacagtcatgtgtgtatggggaatatagtagggggctaagtacgcagccttgtggggctccggaaattgaggactatcatggaggagacgttgttgtttatccttactgattgcagTCTATGTGTCAGGAAGTCaatgatccagttgcagagggaggagccaagtcctaggttttggagctttgatatgagcttggctgggattatggttttgaaggcagagctgtagtcagtgaataggagtctgatgtaggagtccatgTCATTAGACTGTGATTATagtttagtctggtattgtctcttggcatccctgttgGGTTTGCAGATAAAGTTATACCGAGATttcctgtataggtcagggttgcctgtcTTGAACGCTTCAGACTCTTCAgtagagagtgaatctcctggttAAACCATGGATTCTGGTTGGGTAACGTACCTACTACCTTCTTTGAcacacaatcttctacacacttgctgatgaagtctgtgatggtgctggcaaactcgtttaggttggctgctgagttgttgaatatggaccagttcactgactccaagcagtcgcgtaggagctcttctgtagcctcagaccagcattgcacaaccttcttaactggattctctatttaagtttctgcttatatgccaggagaaggagcgccatcttgtggtccgattttccgaagtgtGGTCTGGGGATGGATCATCAGGCAcccttgatatttgtgtagcagtggtcaaggatgttggggcccctgttgggacaggagatgtggtggtggaattttggctgtacactcttgaggttggcctggttgaagtccccggccacgatgaacaaggcctccgggtattctgcttcattgttatttatagcggttacaattcatcaagcgccttcttcacttccgcctggggtgggatgtagaccgctgtgatgatggcagaagtgaactccgtGGAAGGTAGTATGAACGGTACTTCACAGtcgggtattccaggtccggggagcagttcgccagggtcgccatgtccgagcaccaggaggagttgacgaGGAAGCAattccctccacccactccaggttcagtcctggatgtgattaacagcaggaataacagcagaatctAACCCGTCATCACTTGTGAACCCTTTGGTGTCTCAGcatgttggatgactgagtgaatcccttcccgcagtgagagcaggtgaatggcttctttccAGTGTGGACTTGATGATGTGTTAACAGGGCGGATGAATCACggaatctcttcccacaatccGAGCAAGTGAATCgactctccccggtgtgaacccgctggtgtctccGTAATGTGGATGATGTTTGAAacctctttgtgcagtgagagcagctgaacggtctctcctcagtgtgaatgcgctgaTGTTCCATCAATACCTGAGAGCTTTTAAACcccctcccacagtcagagcatttaaagggtctctcgTTGGTGTGAGTGATGTTGTGTTTCAGCAAGTGGGATGACCGAGCGAATCTTTTCCCACAATCGGAGCAAGCGAATGGCCTCTCttcggtgtgaacccgctggtgtttcATCAGGTCGGATGACGTTCTAAACCTCTTcatgcagtgagagcagctgaatggcttctcctcagtgtgaatgcgctggtggatCATCAGTACCTGAGAGCTTTTGAAACTActtccacagtcagagcatttaaagggtctctcattggtgtgagtgacattgtggcTAAGCAGGTTGGgtaactgactgaatcccttcccacacacagtgcaggtaaatggcctttccccagtatgaatgtgctggtgtgtctgcaggtgggctaaccgagtgaatcctttcccacattcagagcagaggAATGGCCTCACTCCAGTGTGACTGCACTGATGCCTTTCCAGTTCGTACGGGgctgtgaatccctttccacggtccccacatttccatggtttgtCCATGGTCTGGGTGATCTTCTGTCTCTCCATGTttgacaatcagttgaagccttgtcCATACACAGAACATGTGTACACCTGCTGTGAATAGCATAgtattttttcaggctgtgtaacaggTTAAAGTTCTTTCCACGGTCAGTGGATTGGAAgtgatgtttaaaatctcttgCAGCATACAAAATAAGCAAACATTTTTTGTTCCAGATTCAATGGCCGATGATATTAATTTCCTAAGAATTAAGTGACTCAGTCAGTTCTTGACTTGATGTTTAGTTTGAGATATTGGCCTCAAGCTCCTTCCGATCGAACATCCTGCAAAAAaagtttacaaaagtcatcactgtcagtgcaggatagaaattcagaacagataattctatcaaacattctttcctctctctttcccccaaaTACTCTAAagctccatcccacacactctccctgtattctcactctgctgtatctaatattcaccatCCTAAATCTCCTGACGGTGCttattcaggctgattgacagatccatgctcactgcttcctgtcctggacacggAAACCTGAAAATCTTCATGCAGGCTGCCAGACATATGTTTATATTACTGGACAAAAATGTATGTAATATACAGACTGTACTCACTTCCTTTCCCTCCCAATTCTCATGAAGATACTGATTGATGCTGATCAACAAATCTAAACTCACTACAACCTGTACAAGGGTAGAGACTCTCCATCTAAGTACATTTACTGATTAGGCATGGGGAGATTCTGTGGGAGAATTTTATTCAGTCATGGAGTGGTCATCACTGGGTACTCGCTGCCCACATGGGTAGTGGAAGTCGAGATGACcaataattgaaaatgaaattgaAGAAAATAGACTTTCAGGGGAACAGGGATATAGAGGGGGAATAGGACTGACTGTACAGACAGTCAGCATTGACTTGAGTTCCCAAATTGAATCTGTCAGTGTTGCAATGAGGGGAAATATGTAATGTAGGTACAGTACTATATTACAAAACTAGAAATTATAATACATGTATTTTGTTACAGAACCATCAATAATATCTATAATACATACCATATAACAACACTAGACATATCTCTGACCGAGCAAAGGATGTTAATATctttaagggagagagagagacctgggccaacctttccagagtctgcaccctccctggattcacttattttcccttcagttgctgcaagtcaccaattgaaggtcagaatgagaCAATGAATGgaaaaagggagaaaagaaagtgttttactcacagatgttggagacaggaggaaggttcagtctgtgtgcagctcaagctCACTCAGGGTTGGGGAACAACAGCTTTGCTCGGCACAAACCTCCATGTCCAGCTTCTGCATTGAGACAATGGGGGAGCTCTGATTGGCGGAGGagcagagtccttccggtcctccaatcTTCTCATTGGGCAACACCTCAGCAGTAAGGTCAACGGGGCGTgagctcccctgcacatgcgcagctttCCTCTCCTTGGACATGCGCAATTCCGGGCcgaggagggagagagactgagcggcttctcgctctggccggaaccgtcagccggttgcctggaaaccttgtctaGAGGAGGTGCGGGGGGAATCGGGTGGGGGTGAGCGGATGGGTGCCGGGCACGAGAACTCGGAGACGTCACCGCGGAGCAGAGTGATTGCTATTGGCTGAATCAGGCAGGGCTCCATAGTGACGTTACCCAATTAGCTCCAGATTGAAACTTTCTCCTCTGTGCAACATCGAAtccgagaatttacagtgcagaaggaggccattcagcccatcgagtctgcaccggcccttggaaggagcactccacttcagcccacacctccaccctatccccgtaacccagtaatcccaccaaacatttttggacatc harbors:
- the LOC119951224 gene encoding zinc finger protein 436-like, translated to MERQKITQTMDKPWKCGDRGKGFTAPYELERHQCSHTGVRPFLCSECGKGFTRLAHLQTHQHIHTGERPFTCTVCGKGFSQLPNLLSHNVTHTNERPFKCSDCGSSFKSSQVLMIHQRIHTEEKPFSCSHCMKRFRTSSDLMKHQRVHTEERPFACSDCGKRFARSSHLLKHNITHTNERPFKCSDCGRGFKSSQVLMEHQRIHTEERPFSCSHCTKRFQTSSTLRRHQRVHTGESRFTCSDCGKRFRDSSALLTHHQVHTGKKPFTCSHCGKGFTQSSNMLRHQRVHK